GCTGTTACGTGCTCCATGGAAAACGTTGGTTTATTTTCCCTGAattgccttttctctgacTGCAGCTTCGTCGCTGCTGTCATGCCGATGGATAAGCTTCCCCGATCAGTGGAAACAAGCCGAGGACAGCGAAAGGGCGCGGGTCTTGAAAAAGACGCAGCTGAgtgtctcgccctcttcttggCCTGCGAGATCAAGCTTCACGCAGACCACCGCCGGAGAATAAGCCTCCTGTTTGCACAGAGAGACTTCAACATACGTGAAGCCTTCGATCTGTTTGACTCGGATTTCACAGGCTTCATGCCTATGGGTATGAGCAATTCATGCGGAAGCGCCAGTCGTAGTCAGGAACGCTTTCCAGGGTCGTTTGCTCCTGTGTCGTTCCGGTGGCACGAATGTTGTGGTGTGAGCTCATTCTCATACATACGTCAGGGCTGATATCGTCTTTTCCGACTTCCGAAATACGATGAAGTGCTCGTAAGCACAGAACCACCATCGGTTCCGTAGCCCACTTCCGTTTAGGAGacttctcccctcttttaATAGACCAGCCGACATAGGCTGTGGGTTTAAAGTGCCCCCATTCTTGTCGCGGTATGCGAAAAAGCAGACCAAGTCATCCGCCTGCTCGGTGTGTGGGCGCTCCGACGCCGGTGAAGGAATCAGTCGTTCTGAACAACCTGTGTATTTAGATTGAAGAGATTTTCTGTAGCGGAAGAATAGTAGTGAGGCGAGAATTGTAGACGCCGCCTTTCACGATAATGTTGTACCGGAAGATTACCCCGCTCCAGGGTGATATCTACTTGCCTTTCCGGCGCAGGTCAACTACTAGAGGTGTTCCAAGACCACGCCATGCCGctgacggaagaagaggcaaaagtGCTCTTCTCGCGATTCGACAGGTAGGGCCCCCACTCTGTTCTCCGCCATCGTGCTGCTGGTCTGGAACAAGTTTGGTCGACGCTCTTAAGCCGACGACCGGAAGCAAAATCCGTCATGCCCCCCCTATGGCAGCACAGTGGGCGTGTGCaccgtctctcgcccctcccaCGTTCTTTGATATCAGCATTCAGTCAGAACCGAAGCAGCTGCCTGCATTCATGAGATTCTAAGCTGGTCTTCGCCGATGTACACCTCTCGCGGTAAAGCATGTGGCCTGACCAGTTTGCAGTTCACAAGAGATGCCCTTCCCTTTTAAACGATATCCTGGTTCTTTTTAAGCAGAATGCTAGATCGatgcgttttttctttgcgACTCAGGGACCGTGAtggctttctttccttccccgaCTTCGCTGGCATCTTTTTCAGCCCCTGTGAGATGCGCAGATTGCGGCTTCCGGACTTCACCAATGTGACGCCACCACGATTGCTTTTTACGAACATCAAACTTGAGACCATCCTCGGGCGAAACGTTGTAGACCTCCCCTTCGGCTATATGTGTGATAAACATGTTAGCCTGGAGGCTCAGCTGAAAAAGCGTAGACCACGCCTTATCTCAGAACGACCGTTGGTGGATCCCGATGCCCTCGACACATTCGTAAGTAAGCTATCCAACGATCGCAAAAGCAGATCTTGTACAGTGTCCTCAGCACGTAAGAATAAACGGTGGGATGCCGAAACTGCGGGCGGTTGTTGTAACCGTGTCGATTCCCGTTCCTCTGTGTGGAGTTTGAGAGTTTCGGGATGCAGCTACGCAGTTGTGAATGCCAGTACCTCTGGTGATGCGATCAGCATTCAGCACTGTTGCTTGCCACCAAAGCGGATGACCAGAGGTAATGAAGCCGTGCTTGCAAATCAGGTCCATGCCGCTGTGGAACTCAGAGACAGAACAGCGTCGCGTCCAGATGATGATGCCCGTCTGAAACGATCGCTGTAGGTGTatcgtgcatgcgtctcccCTCGACAGACGTTGTCAGACCACATTAAAGGCCATGAACCTTCGGGATTCCCCACCAAGAAGTTACTCACTCCTCCCTTCTGCTGCGACTTCTGTCGTGCCGCGAGCCTGATCTACCCTTCAAAGAGAGCAATCTACCTTTGGCCGGAAATTCCCGTGGTTCGCGCGtgcggcgacgagggacCCTGTCCAAAAGCCGTGGCGGTTGCATTCGAGGTGGAGATTTGCGCTGCCAGGGAAGTGGAGAAATGCCGGAAAGAGCTGGCACTCCGGTACGAACGCTTCCACGGACAGAGGTCCAGGGTGTCGCAGCAAGCGGTACACTCGCTGGCGGCAGAGAAATAGCCATTAAGTGTTATCTTATCAGCCAGATGGGCTTCTCGCGGCTGGTGAGCTTGCAACACGCCCCAGATGTAGTCTCTCATCTCAAGCAGTAGTCTTTATTAATGCTATCCTTCGCTCATGGTAATGTCCTCAGGCAAGACTTCTCGTTAGTGCAATTCTGGAAACTGTTTGACCCGAAGAACAAAGGATTCGCGACAAACTTCGAGCTCAGAAGAACTCTTGCTGCTCTAGGAATCTCCATCCCAATCCTTGTCGTTAATCTATTCCTGAAACGCTATGGCTCTGCGAGCATAGGGAGGGCCAAAAGGTAGTTACACACTGATCGAATACGCACCGCAGCCAAATTATTTCGGGCGATTTGGGACACTGGAAGCGTGCGTAAACTGTTCGGGAGGCAGGGTACTGCAGGATCCGCCCTCACAGTGATTGCGCTCGAAGTATTTCCGTCCCACACATTAAACCATACCCATGGAAGCAGCTCTTAAACTCTCAGATGAGCAAGCATTTAGGCACCTGTGAACGCCGATGCCGAGGTATCACGCCCAGGGCCCTCTCTGACATGCATCGTGTATCCACGACGTCTCACGGCATTCGTCTTTCTGTGGAACGTTCAGAATTACGTACGCTGGAATGTGCGACGCTGTCATGCCTCAAGAAGCCCACGCATCCCGGTTTCTTCGGAATAGAGTGCCTGAATCAAGCTCTTCCGGTTTCGCGCGTGCCACTCTCTTCCACATTGTGGAACTGTTGAAGATGCTCATGCAAGTAAGGGGGTATTTCCGGCTGCTTCCAGCTGGACCTGAATCaatgcctctctcgccggaACCTTCCTATAACACGCGCTCGCTTGTTCATTAAGTCGGACTGATCTACGgcggtttttctgtcgctcgcTCGGAGACGTCCGCCCTGCCACGCTTCGCCCGACAACTGCCTGTTCACCATCCGCTGATTGGTTTCCTCAGGCGGAAGTTCTGGCGGAGTCAGTCCGCCatgttttcgcctcttcgacCATGTTTGCGTCACTACTGAAGTTAGACCCGTAAGCAGTGAACAACATGCCACCACAGCGGCCTAGCAAATGGTGTTCCCCCTTTTGAGAATGCCAGTATTCGTCCCGTTCTCACATGCAGTATTGACTGATGTGACTTTCCCTCACGTTTATCTGTACGTAACGCTGAGCCTGCTTCTTGGCTGAGATAGAGACTATCTTGCGTGATTTTGTTGTTGACGAGTTTGTCGTAAGCCCTCGCAAGCTAGTCAATTAATGTCAAACGGTGAGCATAAATGAATGTAAATATAATCGTGCCCGTATATGCCGCCGTTGCCGGATGAGATAGTACAATCACAGATCGCAGCCAATCGTTTGCTTTAAATGCGTAGTATTTACATATTCTAGTACTCATAATACATTGGCGGTTGCATACCCCTAGGCTGGCATCTAAACCGAAAACTGAATATTCCCTCCTTAAATAAAGATACCACTGGCGTCCCCTACTGCGACTATAGGTAGAAGTCCCTCCACTGCAGCAGCACGCACACTTTAACATGAAATTGAGGTTGCACCAACGTTTCAGAAAAACAGAATTTCATGGCACTCCACAATGTCGTTTTATTGCGATGCAACTGGCATCGGCAAGAGCGGCAACAATGCTGGGTTGTTGCTTACGCAGTGATGGCTTTTTCTCAGGGACAACCACGGCGTGATCTGTTCGAAAGCGATTGCTGACTATTTAAAATCCATGGGTGTCTTCGCCACTCAAAACGAGGTGTCGGGCTTGCTGGCTCGGTACGATAAAAAGGGAACAGGAGTCATGTCCTTCAACAGAACAACAGCGGAGATTTCTTGTCCTTCATTGCCTCATGAATGTGGATGAAGCCatgtctgtgtcttccttttcgatGCATCACCTCTTTGCTGTCGTCTCATCAAGTGTAGCAAATTGAGGTGGGGTGCCTTGGTCTTCCAATGCGAAGCACGAGGGATTTCTGTTTTACCCTTGTTGTTCTGGAGCCACATAGTGTTCCGATGGTTTCTCTGGGTTCATGGTCTTCCTCCCGGGAACCAAACAGGAGCGGAATGTGTCCATCCTGTACTGAAGACTAAAGTAGCAGCCGCCCTGTGAGTATGGTGTAGTTTGTTGGCTGCGGTAAATGACAGGAGTGTTTGCGGACGAGAGATGCCGGCATATGTCATTTAGACAGAAGTGCTGGTGGTTGTtctttttgttctctctgtaaGGTCTAATGAACATTTTCAAAGCTGGCAGTCGCGTAGTCGCCCGCACTGTCTAAATGATGAGAACGAATTCAGTTGCTAGTCTATGGCCCTACAGAGTTAATTAATATGACGGCATCGGGGTGGTTCTGTAGGACGGTGTTTGGAAGTCGCACTTCTCATTTCTGTACATTGCTCCAGCACCTTTTTTGTGGCGCCAACACGCTAACATGAAACCACTTGAGTACCGAATTGGGTCACAGCCGGGAACGTCTCTGGGCAGGGTCCGAATCATACGGCACCTGAGTTCTGCACTTCCGTGGCAAGTAGTCTTTGTCGCTAGAGACTGTTTCAGGAAGGGTTCTTCATTGGGATCTACGGAGGTTGCGGAGGGTGTCTATGCTTTGTCTTGTAACAGTGAGCAATTGAGCGGGATGGCTGTCATCCGATTCCAAACCGGTCTCACAGGAACATCTTCATCTCGTTTTCTAATATGTAGAATTAAAATACGCAACAAGCTCGGGGTGGGTCGCATGGGATGCAATTTGCCTTTGGAGTCGCACCGATTGTCCTGTCAGAAACGCAGAAGGCTGTTTCAGCGAACGTCCGAATTGGCGGGCCACGAAGCCTCTGACTTGTGCTGAAAGCGTTCACAGCTGCTGCATGCCTCTGTGCGCTCGCCTAACTGAGGAAATGTTCAAACGAGCCTTGTATGCGAGGTCGTGATCGTGCTATGTGAGAAGCTTGCCTTTGGGGGTGATGACGTGAAAGAAGAGTGGTCAAGATCACATGCGTGAAGGTGAGCACGATGAGTAGAGGCGACACATCCTTGTTGAACAGGGAAAGTGACGGAAGAGGCAGCTTCGATTCCGTGGTTGCGAATTTGCGTCTTCTATGGGGCGGTAAGAAGGGGTTTCCGTTGTCCTGTGTGGACTAACGCCGAATTCCGACAGCTCTCCCCTTACTTCGTCGGTCGGCAACATTTTTACAACTCGGGCTAGACATGTGGCTTATGAATCGTGAGATAAAGCACTTCAATCATGGGAGATACAATTGGAGAGGCGGAACGGTAAGTGAACTAGGTGGAGGTGGACGCACCATCAGAAGCGCCCCACGTCTGGAGGGCCCAGCCAAATAAAGGAGTTTCAGGGCTGCGGCGTCCCTCTATCCAGCGGACAGAAATCGTATCGCAATGAATATGCTCACACTTTAGCCGCGAGTAAACACGAACTGGAAAGGCTTTGAATCGGCGTCCGGATCGTTCCTTACCTGCAAGCGTATTCAAAGGCTGCGCGGAGGCGACTGTCGCCCGAGAGCCACATTCGTTGTCACGTCGAGCCCAGTGTCAAGCCCCCGATGTCGACTAATGCCTCAGCATCGAAAGCACGATTCTTTATTTTTCTTGTAATTTCAACGGTCGCTCCCTAGCGGCCCTTGCAGTAGatttccgcgttttcctgacgtggaagaagaggacctGCGGGTACATTGCCGGCGGAGGCGGCCTCAGTGACGCATCGCACGGCTCAAACCAAGATGTCGGCATTATGCAGCGTCACCAAGACGCTTCTTATGCGTTTTTTTTGCTCTGTAGCAGAGCTCGAGCACCAGGTAGAGTATCCTTTTCTAGGCAGTGTTCCTGCCCTAGGTCTGATTCCGAAATCGCTTTTGGACGCAATCACCCAGCTATTCGCTGTCCACAGTACTGTGATGTCAAGCTACACTTGGCATTCACTTGGACAGATTCCTTTACAGTCCCATATTTCACGACGGTGTGCTGAGCGACTCAGACTCATTTGAGGGCAGGTGCCTATGAAGCGAGAAGTCCCTTACTGCCCTCTAAGTTGCACGAGCTTTCGCCTGGATAATCTCTCGAGTCCTGAGGAACCTGGCGTTTTCTGCGTCACGCGTTTGTCTGTTTGGGGCGGGAATGGGTGCATCATGGGAATGCAGCTTATCGGTTGTTGTTCCCAAAAGACACCTGACAAAATTCGGTGTTGCCTAGAGGAACAGGGAGTCCTAGACACGGCGTACAGTGCTTCCAAGTAGACAAAGCCGGAAGCAATGCATCAACCACAGTAAACAAGGAACGTTTCGTTGGTATTTAGAAGAGATCTCCTGACCTGACGACGGTCCCGGCGTGAATATGAAGTGTCCCTGCTCCCTCTATATGGAACCGCAGCTGGCCGGTATCCACCTTGGTGGAGATGGGGGCGGCCGCAGGGTATACCCACCCGAATGCGCCCGTACGTCTCTGTCTGTACAAATTTTTCTCCTACAGCTTGATCGGCTGAGACAGCGACTATGCGAATATGAGTGCTTCAGTCCCCATGCCGCTTTCCGGGCAATGGATAGTTTCGGCAACGGGTACCTGACAGGTGACTGGAAAACACCACACTCTTGCACAACAACGGAAAAGCAACTGCAACTCGAAGGCACGAGCATACTACGGGGTAGTGGCATGCCCAGCACGGCAGGGTACCATGAAGGCCTTCTGTATGGAAGATGAAGCCGAACGCGGGTGTCACCCTGGCTTCGCGCGCCATGAGCGCATATGCAAGCGCGAGTGATTGATGTCTGGGATGCATGTTCAGGACAGGACCTGCTGAACTTTCTTCGCCAGCACAATGCCCTCGTAACAGAATCTGAGGTGTTTCACCTTGTGCGACAATTGGACTTGAACGGCGACGGCCGCATATGCTACTCCGAGTATGTCCGGCGTATTACAAAATTTGCTAGTTTGCCGGCACTCCTCGGGGAGCCTGTGCAACGAAATGAGTGTTCGATTTTTCTTTATTCTAGTTTATATTTCCGCACCTGGGGCTCGGAGGTAGCCGCGATCGTCGAGAGCGTGGACGTTATCATTTGCAGCTGCCTAGCTTTCTAGTCGTGAGTCGTATTCTCGCTCGATGTCTTATGTTGTAGAGTGGCATCCACTGCCGATTTCAAATCGAACCTATGATCCCATAAGCGACTTCACTTTCAATAGGGTTGTTTGGTGCGATGCCTGGCGGCTGATGAAGTCTTTCTACTTTGTGTTGGGAAACAATGCGGCTGCGTTCTCTTCAGTTCTTTCGAACAACGAGCACAGCCACGGAATTCTCTCCTGTTGCGTGATTGACGATTACGCGTGCAGGTTCCTCAATGCGTTACTGCCAGTGGACGCCACAATTCGATCTTCCCTTATTTCACGTGTTGACTGCGGACTGCACGTACATCTTCCCCATGACTGTTGCTTCTTGCTTGCGAATCTCCTGATGAAGGAGATCGAAGTCAACCGCGAGCTTGAAGTTCGGCGCAAAGTGCTCTTCAGTCGTCCCGATTTCAAGCTGCTGCTCGCTTTCCGTTACCTGGAAGAACCATCTGTCGGCCAGATCACACCTGCATCTCTCGCCGAAGTTTCCGAGGCACACAATCATCACATGAACGCCTGCGACCTCGAGCTCGTTTTCCGCCGCATGGATCGGTGAGTGTTTGCGAAGCTGAGGCCAGGGTGAAGCACCGGTGAGAGTTCGATTTTAGCACGCCCGGACGGTCGATATACTTTGTGCGGCGAGTGTGCTTGATTGAATCGCGTCGTTTTGTCGTGCCTTCACTCCGTTAACCAAACAGAGGTTGTCTGCAGTGGCTGTGTTCAGCCGACAGTTTTTATTAATGCTCTCCTCACGATGCGATTCTCCTTGCAGGGACCGAGACGGAAAGCTATCTTATCTCGAATTCGTTGAAGGACTACTAACAAATAGCTACAGCTCGACCATGTCACAGTGCCCTGTAACGCCTCAAACAAGCTGTGCGCCGACTACCGTATGCTTCCAAGAGCCGCATCACCATCACTTCAcatctctctgcgtctgcagAGACCCTCTGTGTCCTCGCACCTGCTCGCTGGCACTGGCGCGTCCGTCATCTGCGAATGCTTGGCGGTGCTATTTGCGAGTAAGCGAGAAGTTCCGAGAGTGTTGACCATGTGGCGCTTCTCCTGTCAGTCACGGGCCTCATTCGCCAATGCTAGAGAGCGATGCCCGATCTCCCCCAGCTCGAAGACGAGCATAAACCGTGACATAGCGTATTTTTGATCGACACGTCATATGATTTGCATCGACCTAGGAACTGCCACGGAACTTGGTTCAAGGTGTCGGGTTGATCCTATCTGCCGCTACCCCTTGCGGGGGTGCGCTTGTGCGGGGATGTGCGCCTACTGCTGCACTACCCCGTTCTCTGCTGTATCCTTCCCGTGTGCTTACAGAGTGCAAGTGCACGCCGTCCGTCGACGAGCACAAGCTATGATACCTGCTGCAGGTCGTGCGGGTATCACATCTGTGTGTGCCCCGTCAGTCATTGCCCAGGCGGTCCGAATTCGTGCTCGGTGTCGGGTAGCGACGAGTTCCTTCCTGACGTTTCCCGAGTGCTGGCTCGAAGTTTGAGTCCTTTGTGCGCCGGGCGCGGCAGATCGCTGGGGTCTTACGCGCGATCCTTGTCGCGCCGGAACTGTCCTGGCATAAGAAGCCCGCGATGCAGCCCGACTCGCGAGGTGACTCACGCGTTCGAACACCAGATCGATATGGAGCGGAAGCTCGACAAATACAGGAAGAGCCTTTCGATGAGGCCGGACTTTAATTTGCTCGATTTCTGGAGATTGTTCGACACCACTGGGAAGGGGTATTCAACGGCGAGGGAAGTGGAGGATGCTATGAATGCTCTGCATGTTCATGTCACACCTCATGAGGCTCACCTGTTTATCAAGCAGTACTCCAAAGCTGGAGACGGCAAGATCCGATACGTGGACATTTGCAACGCATTCATGCCGAAGGATCAACGCTACGCGGACATTATGCAGAACCGACTGCCGGATTACAGGCAGTACCAATGCATAAGCCCCCAGAAACACATGTCGCCGGAAACTCGAGATCTGGTCGCCGAGGTGTTCCACCTCCTCGTTGTGGTGAGGATAAAAGACTATCGCTCCGTTGGCCTCTACCCAATTGCCAAAAAGCATCCTCACAATGAGAATCAGACATTGCACTCCTAGCAACAGTTATGCAGCAATTCGATGTGGGAGTACGCGTTCAACGAGAGTGACGAGTTGCGCGAACACAATcgaacttggatccggtaaaagacattcaagatctaaaccagtagtccaactcgtGGAACTAAGGATACTTCTGATACCTTAGACAGCAAGACCTCCAATTATCCAATCAGTTGCCTCTGGATTTAACACCATCAGACTAGTACTTAATGGAGGGTACATTGTCCAAAGAACTCTAAGGTGGTACTACACCTCCAGCTCAGACGGTCTGgcttcctgctttctctctgctacGCATGTGCAGTCGGAAGTGCAATCTGAATCGATGAGGCATCAGTTCGCGTCCCACAATTTGTGGCAAACTTTCAAGCTGCTTGACAAGTAAGCGTGAAACAGACCAAACCAGCAGCGCATGCGCAACCCAGAAACACCCGTCCCCGAGATGCCGCAGTCGGGGGGGTCTCTTCTGTGTTCGTCGCAACTGCCTCTGGAACCACGACAAAGACGGTGATGTGATCGGCACGAAAAATCGATTCCATCGCACCTGCACCTTCAACAGGTGCTGCTCCTCAAAAAACAAAGTTGGCGCTGACCCGGCCAGCCCAGCGCCTCCCTGCGTCGATAAACGCCTGCTCTTTGCGAAATCAGGCGACGACTTGAAAGCCGTCCGCTGTAACAAATGTGCCGATTCAAGCGAAGGGAGTCAAAATGTAGACAAGCTTCCGGACGCACTCTAAACCTGATGGAGGTTCTTCATCCACTGCGGTTCGTCAGTGATTCGTGCGTTTGGAATCGCAGGGACAATGATGGATACATCACAGTAGACGAGTTCAAAAGCGCGTTGCGTGACAACAACATCTACGCTTCCGAGAACGAAGCCAAGGCACTCCTCGCCCGCTACGACACGTCCATGGACGGGCGCGTTTCCTATGCGGAGTTCGTCAATGAGCTCGGAGTTACCCGCTGCCCGCGCAATGTTTGCAAATTCGCGTGCACATGCCCGGTCTAGAGTGGGGGCGAAAAGGGGAACTCGACGACTCATCAGGCGATGTTGCTAGGCGTCCTTGCGAGAAGCGACACCCGAACAAGCCTACAGTCTATGCCTTTTCGGCTGCAGCCTtgacggagagagcggctgTTTTTACAGTCCACTGCGGCCTTTTTACCTCCTGCTCTCCATCCCTGTAATGTTGGCGGGTCGCCAGGAGTCCGGCATGCTTACGCTCCGGTTACAGCTGGCGTGACCAGCCTGTTGCGCGCCCGACACTTGTTGTGCATGTGTGAATTGTGGCTGCCGCATTTACTCGCCGTGGCGATGCCGGCTGTTTACAACAGTAGAGATTCGGTGAGGACAGTGGCTACATCGCAGACGGTTCGCCGACAGGAAACCAGAAGAGCTAGTCACACCACACCAGATCGTGACTCATGCGCCCGTCGCCTGCCGGGAAAGGCGTTGTCAAATGAGGCTCGAAGCGGGGGGATGCTCAGCGGTTGTGTGTTTGTTCGGACCCTATCTCCTGGCGACATTCACCGTGGAGAAGGAACTTCGAAATCGCACCAGCAAAAATGTGGCTGAGATATAGTCTCCCATTTTTTTCGGATTTTAAGGATTGCTTGCTCGTCTCATCCTTGCCCGAAGAGTGGCGCCACCGCGCGAGGTTACGGCACCACTGTTTCCAGCTGGGAGTTGATTTTTAAACACCAGTGCTTTTCTGTaaggggagacggagaaccCATTCTGCGTTCCAAATTCCGTTTGGTTCCGAGGTTATCCGAGGTTACGGTTAGCATGCACAGTGCCGTCAAGGTCACTTCAAAAGTGAACCGAGGAACGGAGGAGCGCACTCAGACACAGCCCCACTCGGCGAGGtgcaaaggagagacacggcaaACTAGTTGTTCCTCAGTATGCTCGGACTCCTGATCACTCGAAGGGTAATCACTACTGTTAATGCAAGTCACTACCCGAACGTTGCTCTGGAAAAACAACTGTTCTCGCTGAAGAACTTAGAGTGGAGCCAGCAGCTGCGACTGCAACCGATCCAGGCGCGAAACGACGCTAAAGTCGAGAACCTGCTCGCCCAAGCGCACAACCAGACCTCCCTGCGAACAAAGCAGAAACAAAGAACAACATGGAAAAGGAGCGCGCAATGTCTGAAGCGAATGGAAAAAATCACACGAGAAACACGAAATGGCTGCCCACGGCATCGTCTGCACATACACAAAAATACATAATCGAAACGCCCACATGGATCTGAAAAAACCCACAACGCAGTGACAGAGTCTCCACTGGATCGATTgactcgcgccttcctctcacGACGTCCACGTGGAGACTGTCTAGACACTGAATCGTGCACATGCGTCGGACATCCcccccttcttcgtttcaAGCGCTGATCTCAAATCGAatcagaagaaacgaaactTCAACAGGGCGGCGTCCTGCCCGTCTCCACTTCATGCAAATCTGTCATCACAACGCAGCCGCATATGGGCACGCGAGAGCAGTTTCGTCGACGTTTGCGAGGCGACACTTTTCCCCGAACGTCTGTGATTTTGGAAAATCACCACCCCGGAACGTGACTTTCCTCACCATAATCTGCGGGCTGACTGCGTAGTCGACGATGAGACGCGCCTggcttcctgctctcttttGTAACGCCGCGACGATCTCCTTCTGCTGCTGCGCTGACAAGGGCTGGTTCAAAACGGAGCGTAGACACAGGGGAAACGTTCTTTGGGGGTTGTCGTAGAGACAGCTGGTCGCCAGCCCACTGACACCGTTCGGTAACACAGAAATCCGAGTGAAGTCTCTCACCAACGAATCTTCGTGCTGTTGCATGTACGTAGGTAAGCCAGCGCAGGTAAAGTCTGGCACATCTCGTGCAAAtgcgttctcttctgttcacGTAGCGGGCTCGATTCGCTAACAACTATACGAGGGAGACTTCTGTGTTCTACACATCAGAGCCTCACTCTACACCCCAAAATaacggaaacaaagagggaaATTTTCCTGTGCACAGACCGGTGTATGCAGCTCTGCGGAACACCTCATATGCCGTAGTATCGCGAACGAAAACAATTGCCCAAGGGCCCTCCCTTTCTGTATTAGTGGGTCCATGTGCGTTCATACTGAGACTCGCCGCAAAACTGTTACTGGAAGCAAAACAGAGATGTGACGGCtagagaagacacagacgccaACGTCGTCTCGCCCTGTCGTCCTTGCTGAGCTTGAGGCGCTGTGCTTCACctcggccgtctctctctcccctcctcaGTTTTGTGTCGTCTCAGAGGTCGGCTCTTACCTTGGCGCTGGTGACGAGGCATTTgacttctcccttttcttttctgtacATTGCGTCAAACGCGTCAGCCACCCGAGCGAGTATGGGGAGTCGTTTGTTCTCAACGAGAGTCGTGAGGAGATTTCCAGTGAGGGCGTCGAAT
This sequence is a window from Neospora caninum Liverpool complete genome, chromosome V. Protein-coding genes within it:
- a CDS encoding putative EF hand domain-containing protein: MAETPGFEPHSAFSALDRERKGFLSQDDFSVFLKANGQHFAENDVGNLLERLDVNADGRVGVYDFVAAVMPMDKLPRSVETSRGQRKGAGLEKDAAECLALFLACEIKLHADHRRRISLLFAQRDFNIREAFDLFDSDFTGFMPMGQLLEVFQDHAMPLTEEEAKVLFSRFDRDRDGFLSFPDFAGIFFSPCEMRRLRLPDFTNVTPPRLLFTNIKLETILGRNVVDLPFGYMCDKHVSLEAQLKKRRPRLISERPLVDPDALDTFVNHIKGHEPSGFPTKKLLTPPFCCDFCRAASLIYPSKRAIYLWPEIPVVRACGDEGPCPKAVAVAFEVEICAAREVEKCRKELALRQDFSLVQFWKLFDPKNKGFATNFELRRTLAALGISIPILVVNLFLKRYGSASIGRAKRITYAGMCDAVMPQEAHASRFLRNRVPESSSSGFARATLFHIVELLKMLMQAEVLAESVRHVFASSTMFASLLKLDPDNHGVICSKAIADYLKSMGVFATQNEVSGLLARVVKITCVKVSTMSRGDTSLLNRESDGRGSFDSVVANLRLLWGELEHQLDRLRQRLCEYECFSPHAAFRAMDSFGNGYLTEWHPLPISNRTYDPISDFTFNRVVWCDAWRLMKSFYFVLGNNAAAFSSVLSNNEHSHGILSCCVIDDYACRFLNALLPVDATIRSSLISRVDCGLHVHLPHDCCFLLANLLMKEIEVNRELEVRRKVLFSRPDFKLLLAFRYLEEPSVGQITPASLAEVSEAHNHHMNACDLELVFRRMDRHCPGGPNSCSVSGSDEFLPDVSRVLARSLSPLCAGRGRSLGSYARSLSRRNCPGIRSPRCSPTREVTHAFEHQIDMERKLDKYRKSLSMRPDFNLLDFWRLFDTTGKGYSTAREVEDAMNALHVHVTPHEAHLFIKQYSKAGDGKIRYVDICNAFMPKDQRYADIMQNRLPDYRQYQCISPQKHMSPETRDLVAEVFHLLVVSEVQSESMRHQFASHNLWQTFKLLDKDNDGYITVDEFKSALRDNNIYASENEAKALLARYDTSMDGRVSYAEFVNELGVTRCPRNVCKFACTCPV